From Thermodesulfobacteriota bacterium:
GTATCTTTTTTATGTCATTTCTTCTGGGCAAGGTATTTAGCCTCTTTCTTTCATCAGGGCCGCAAACTGATCGAAGAGATATGCGGCGTCATGAGGGCCGGGGGCGTTTTCCGGGTGATATTGTACCGAGAAGACAGGATAATGCCGGTGTCGCATTCCCTCCAGGGTCTGGTCGTTTAGATTGACGTGGGTGACCTCTACCTTTTTTTCATCTAAAGAGCTTACGTCCACACAGAAGCCGTGATTCTGCGCCGTGATCTCCACCCGTCCGGTAAGCAGGTTCTTTACCGGCTGGTTCCCTCCCCGGTGGCCGAACTTGAGTTTATAGGTCTTACCGCCAAAGGCCAGACCCAATAGCTGGTGGCCCAGACATATACCAAAGATAGGCTTTTTGCCTATAAGATCGCGTACGGTCCCGACTACACCGGGTATGCCCGCCGGGTCCCCCGGGCCGTTGGAGAGAAAGATTCCGTCCGGTTCCAAGGCCAGGATATCACGGGCGCTCGCTGTGGCCGGAAGGACTATTACCTCACAGCCGCTATTTTTCAGGCAGCGCAGGATGTTGAATTTTATGCCGTAATCCAGGGCCACCACCCGGAGGGCGTTTCCTTTTGGCGCGGACGCTCCTTCTACCGGGCAGTCTTCCCAGATATAGGGCGCGGAACAGGTAACTTCCCTGACCATATCCCGGCCCACCAGGCCGGGTGAGTCCTTGGCTTTTTTTATCAGGGATGCCGGGTCAAGGTCTTCCGTAGAAATTACCCCTTTCATGGCCCCGGCCAGCCGTATGTGTCTGGTAAGGGCGCGCGTATCCACGTCCTCGACGCCCAGCACATTGTATCTTTCCAAAAATTCTTTTAAGGTCTGAGCGGACCGCCAGTTACTGGGGACGCCCTGGTATTCTTTGACAATAAAGGCCTCGGCCTGAATCCGGCGCGACTCCATATCCTCACTGTTTATGCCATAGCTGCCGATCAAAGGGTAAGTCATGGTGACTATCTGACCTTTATAGGAGGGGTCGGTCAGGATCTCCTGATAGCCGGTCATGCTGGTATTAAAGACTATCTCGCCATAGACTTCCCCGCGGCCGGCAAAGGCCCGTCCGCTAAAAATCCTGCCGTCTTCGAGTGCGATCAATGCCTTCATGCTGCTTCCTTACGGCCAGCGCCTTCCAGTACTTCTTTGATGAGAAGGGCCTGTCTTTTTGCCGTTCCCTGATTGGCCTCCACGGCCTTTTTCCCTTGCATCCCGCGCGTCTGCAACTCGTCCGGGTTTTCTAAAAACCAGACGGCTTTTCCGGCAAGATCGCGGGCATCCTGGATTTCCACTCCGGCCATAACCGATTCGAGAAGGATTTTGGCATCCAGAAAATCCTGCATGGACGGCCCATAGAAGACCACTTTCCCCCAGATGGCGGCCTCCAGTATATTATGCCCTCCATAC
This genomic window contains:
- the carA gene encoding glutamine-hydrolyzing carbamoyl-phosphate synthase small subunit, which encodes MKALIALEDGRIFSGRAFAGRGEVYGEIVFNTSMTGYQEILTDPSYKGQIVTMTYPLIGSYGINSEDMESRRIQAEAFIVKEYQGVPSNWRSAQTLKEFLERYNVLGVEDVDTRALTRHIRLAGAMKGVISTEDLDPASLIKKAKDSPGLVGRDMVREVTCSAPYIWEDCPVEGASAPKGNALRVVALDYGIKFNILRCLKNSGCEVIVLPATASARDILALEPDGIFLSNGPGDPAGIPGVVGTVRDLIGKKPIFGICLGHQLLGLAFGGKTYKLKFGHRGGNQPVKNLLTGRVEITAQNHGFCVDVSSLDEKKVEVTHVNLNDQTLEGMRHRHYPVFSVQYHPENAPGPHDAAYLFDQFAALMKERG